In the bacterium genome, CTGTTCAGGGTAGAAAGTGGCAAAGAACTTGGGAATGGGCACTACACCAGCCCCCAGGGTGCCTGGCCAAAGTCGTCCAGCGGGACAATGCAGCCAGGTGGTGATTGGTGGCCGCCGTTCTACTGCCTGATCGATTCGATGAGTGCCCAAACGCCTGAACTGGGATTGGACCTGGGCGGCGAACCGTCCCCTATGTGTTTGGCGTCCAATCTGCGGGCTCGCTGGCGCGCGTCTTCGAAACGGTCGAAGAGAAGGTCCATCGCGCGGCGAGACAGGTTCTTTCCGCATCCCAGGAGTTCGGACGATCTCGATTGGGCAGCCTGCCGGCTAATATGGGAGGTCCGATCCTCAAAGTGGAGGATGAACCACAGCTCGACGCAGGGATTTGAAATGGCCAGATGGATCCCGTTGTCTTCCGCCTTCTGGATGGCCTCTCTCACGTTCGGGTGTGCATCAATGTCAAACATGCACCAGATCTCATCGTGGGCCCGGCCTCGGCCTCTCCGCTGGTCTCGCAACTCGTCCTTCTTCGTCTTGACTGCTTCGTTGACAAGCGACATCGGCACGCCATGGAACGGATCAACAGAGATCAAGAGACGGTCCCGAAACTCCCGCCGCCAAGGCAACAGGTAGCCTTCTTCGGTTCTTGCTCCCTCAGTGAAGACAAGTAT is a window encoding:
- a CDS encoding RloB family protein; translation: MTARPTGAPRRPRNVRARREILVFTEGARTEEGYLLPWRREFRDRLLISVDPFHGVPMSLVNEAVKTKKDELRDQRRGRGRAHDEIWCMFDIDAHPNVREAIQKAEDNGIHLAISNPCVELWFILHFEDRTSHISRQAAQSRSSELLGCGKNLSRRAMDLLFDRFEDARQRARRLDAKHIGDGSPPRSNPSSGVWALIESIRQ